The nucleotide sequence CGCCGCAGTGGCCCTGGCGAAGCTCGCCGACGAGGCGCAGCTCGCCTTCAACTGGCTGCTGTCGCAGTCGCGCTACGCCTCGCTGATCGTCACGCCGGCGGGCTTCGCGCTGTCGGTCTATCTGACCCAGCGCTTCTTCCCCAACGCGCAAGGCAGCGGCATCCCGCAGGCGATCGCCGCGCGGCATCTCACCGACACGAGCGCGCGCAGCCCGCTGGTGTCGATCCGCATCGCCATCGGCAAGGTGCTGCTGACCTTGCTCGGGCTGTTGTGCGGCGGCTCGGTCGGCCGCGAGGGCCCGACGGTGCAGGTCGGCGCCTCCATCATGTTCGCGCTCGGCCGGCTGTCGCCACGCCGGCAGCCGGGACTGATCCTGGCCGGCGCCGCGGCCGGCGTGGCCGCCGCGTTCAACACGCCGCTGGCGGGCATCGTGTTCGGCATCGAGGAGATGAGCCGTGCTTTCGAAACGCGGACCTCGAGCCTCGTCATCGCCACTGTCATCGCCGCCGGCCTGACCTCGCTCGCGCTGATGGGCAACTACGCCTATTTCGGCACCACGCCGATCGCGTTGGGCAAGGGCATCGACTGGCTCGCCGTGCCGATCTGTGGCGTCGTCGGCGGTGCGGCCGGCGGGCTGTTCAGCCGCATCCTGATCACCATGGCCCGCGGGCTGCCCGGAGCCGTCGGCCGTGCCATCAAGAGCCACCCCTTGCCGTTCGCGCTCGCCTGCGGGCTGGCGGTGGCGCTTTGCGGCCTCGCCTCGGGCGATACGGTGTATGGCACCGGCTACGCGCAGGTGAAGGCGGCGCTGGAGACCGGCACGCCGCTGTCGGCCGATTTCGGCGTGCTGAAATTCCTTGCCACCACCTTCGCTGCGATCAGCGGCATGCCCGGCGGCATCTTCGCGCCGTCGCTCGCGGTCGGCGCCGGCATCGGCGCCAATGTCGCGAGCCTGTTCCAGAGCACGCCGCTGGCGCCGATCATGCTGCTCGGCATGGTCGCCTATTTCGCCGGCGTCGTGCAGGCGCCGATCACCGCCTTCGTCATCGTCACCGAGATGACCGACAACCACGCCATGGTGGTGCCGCTGATGATGGCCTCGCTGATCGCCTACGGCACCTCGCGCGTGATCTGCGAGGAGGGGCTCTATCACGCGCTCGCCAAGGGTTTTGTGGCCAAAGCCGAGGCTGCGCATGCGCCGAACCCCGGCGCTGCCTAGCGGCTGAAGCTCAGCGGTCCTGGTCCGTAACGGGGCGCCGTGCGAGCGCGCTAAAGCATGATCCGGAAAAGTGCGCAGCGGTTTTCCGAAAAGATCATGCGCAAACAATAACCTAAAGCGCGATGACGATTCATCCTGATCTCATCGCGCTTTAGCATCAACGTCGCGCCCTCGCAAAATGAGTCGCGTCGCGGCGTAGGGTGGGCAAAGCGTCGCCGTCAGGCGGCGCGTGCCCACCATCGGGCGGCATGTCGTGCGGTGAGGCGGTGGGCACGGCGCCACCACGATCTTGCGCGAGGAGAGGGCAGGGCTGCGCCTTTGCCCACCCTACGTTCTCAGCTAATACGTCGCGCGGCCGCCGGAGATGTCGAACACGGCGCCGGTCGAGAACGAGCACTCTTCCGAGGCAAGCCAGGACACCAGCGACGCGAGCTCCTCGACGAGGACGAAGCGGCCCTTCGGGATCTTCGACAGCATGAAGTTGATGTGCGCCTCGGTCATCTGGTCGAAGATCGCGGTCTTCGCCGCGGCCGGGGTCACGGCATTCACCGTGATGTTGTGCTGCGCCAGCTCCTTGCCGAGCGACTTGGTCAGCGCGATCAGACCCGCTTTAGACGCCGAGTAGTGCGCCGCGTTCGGGTTGCCTTCCTTGCCGGCGATCGAGGCGATGTTGACGATGCGGCCATAGCCCTGCTTCAGCATGACAGGCACGATCGCTTTCGCACAGATGAAGGGGCCGTCGAGATTGATGCGCAGCACCTTGCGCCATTCCTCGAGATCAGTCTCCCACACCGTCTTGTTGATTCCGGCGATCCCGGCATTGTTGACCAGGATGTCGATGGTGCCGAACGCCGCCAGCGTCGCGTCGCGCGCCCCTGCGACAGCGGTGGTGTCGGTGACGTCGACCTTGAGCGCCAGCACTTCGGGGCCGATCTCCTGCGCGGTCTTCTCCGCCAGCGCAATATCGTGATCCCAGATCGCCACCTTGGCGCCTGACGCCTTGAAGCGCTCAGTGATCGCGCGGCCGAACCCTTGCGCACCGCCGGTGACGACAGCGCAGCGATTGGCGAGGTCGATGTGGTTCATGGTCGAGACTCCCCGTCCTGTGAGCCACGCTTCTTACGACGTGCTCGGTGTGCTCCCTCTCCCCGTCCTTCACGGGGAGAGGGTTGGGGTGAGGGGCAGACGCACGGGTGGTGCGCGTTGTTAGACCTGTACCCCCTCACCCGGATTGCACCTTCGATGCAATCCGACCTCTCCCCGCAAGCGGGGAGAGGTAACAAAGCTACAACGTCCAGCCGCCGTCGATCGTATGCGCCACGCCCGTGGTGAACGCGCTCTCGTCGCTGGCGAGGTAGACCGCGAGATGCGCGATCTCCTCGGCCGTGCCGAGCCGGCCCATCGGCTGGCGCGAGACGAACATCTCGAGTCCGTTCGGGCCGGCCGCGGCCGCGCGTCCCAGCAGTGACGGCGTCTCGATCGTGCCGGGGCAGATGCAGTTGCAGCGGATCTTCTTGGCCACGTAGTCCGCCGCGACCGAGCGCGTCAGCGCCGCCACCGCCGCCTTGGTCGCCGCGTAGACGTAGCGGTTCGGCGCCGCCTTGAACACGCCTGCGGCGGAGGCGATGTTGACGATGGCGCCGCCGTTCTCGGCCAGCATCTTCGGCAGAAAGGCGCGGATCGTTCGGTGCATCGACTTGACGTTGAGGTCGAAGGAGAAATCGAAGTCGTCATCCGAGCAGTCGAGGATGGTGCCGTTGTGCACGAACCCCGCGGCATTGAGCAGGATCTCGACCTTGCCGACGCGCTCGGCCATCGCATTGACGGCCGCAGTGTTGCGCACGTCGAGGGTGGCGACCTCGGCGATGCCCTCGGCCTTCAGGGTCGAGAGACCCTTCTCGTCGATGTCGGTGGCGAACACGGTCGCGCCCTGTCGCGCGAAGGCGACGGCGCAGGCGCGGCCGATGCCGGCTGCGGCGGCGGTGACAAAGGCGCGCTTGCCCTTGAGGCGGTCGGACATGGGGTCTCCCTGAAGTACATTTTGCTCTTCGTCATCTCGAGCGCAGCGATGCGATCCAGGGCTGTGCGTGCGGCCCTGGATTGCTTCGTCGCTTCGCTCCTCGCAATGACGGTGGCTGGCTTCGTGCCGTGTGTCTAGTGATTATGCCTGGCCACGCCGACAGTGCCAGCGATGTTCTGGTACCGCGTGGCGAGCTCCATGCAGGCGCCGGTGGCCTGCTGGCCGACGGTGTTGCGATAGAGCTCCTGCCACGGCGTCTGGTTGGCCGGATGCGGGAAGCCCCCCCGGGCCTTCAGCTCGGCGCGGCGCTTGGCCAGTTCCTCGTCGGAGATCAGGATGTTGGCCGAGCCCTTGTTCAAGTCGATGCGCACCTTGTCGCCGGTCTTCAAGATCGCCAGGCCACCGTCAGCAGCGGCTTCGGGCGAGGCGTTGAGGATCGACGGCGAGCCCGAGGTGCCGGACTGGCGGCCGTCGCCGATGCAGGGCAGGGACAGGATGCCGCGCTTGATCAGCGCCGCCGGCGGCTGCATGTTCACCACCTCGGCGCCGCCGGGATAGCCGATCGGGCCGGCGCCGCGGATGAACAGCACGCAGTGCTCGTCGATCTCGAGCTTCGGATCGTCGATGCGGTCGTGATAATCCTCCGGCCCCTCGAATACGATGGCGCGGCCTTCGAAGGCGTTCGGGTCCTTCGGATTGACGAGATAGCGGTCGCGGAATTCCTTGGAGATCACGCTGGTCTTCATGATCGCGGAATCGAACAGATTGCCGCGCAGCACCAGGAAGCCGGCATCCTTCACCAGCGGCTTGTCGTAGGACCAGATCACGTCGTTGTCCGGCTTCGGCGCGGCGCGGCAATTGTCGCCCATGCTGCGGCCGTTGACCGTGATGACGTCCTCGTGGATGCGCTTGTGCCGCATCAACTCGCCGATCACGGCTGGCACGCCGCCGGCGCGGTGGAATTCCTCGCCGAGATAGAAGCCCGCCGGCTGCATGTTGACCAAGAGCGGCACGTCGTGGCCGACGGTCTGCCAGTCGTCGATATCGAGCTCGACGCCGACATGGCGCGCCAGCGCGTTGATGTGGATCGGCGCGTTGGTCGAGCCGCCGATCGCGGAATTGGCGACGATGCAGTTCTCGAACGCCTTGCGGGTGAGAATGTCGGACGGCTTGAGATCCTCCCACACCATGTCGACGATGCGCTTGCCGGTCTCATAGGCGATCTGGCCGCGCTCGCGATACGGCGCGGGAATCGCGGCGCAGCCGGGCAGGGACATGCCGAGCGCTTCCGCCAGCGCGTTCATGGTCGAGGCCGTGCCCATGGTGTTGCAATGCCCGACCGATGGCGCCGACGACGCCACGATCTGCATGAACTCCTCGTAGTCGATCTCGCCAGCGGCGAGCCGCTCGCGCGACTTCCACACCACGGTGCCGGAGCCCGTGCGCTGGCCCTCGTGCCAGCCGTTCAGCATCGGCCCGCCGGACAGCACGATCGCGGGAATGTTGACGGTGGCCGCCGCCATCAGGCAGGCGGGTGTGGTCTTGTCGCAGCCGGTGGTCAGCACCACGCCGTCGAGCGGATAGCCGAACAGGATTTCCACGAGGCCGAGATAAGCGAGGTTGCGGTCAAGCGCCGCGGTCGGGCGCTTGCCGGTTTCCTGGATCGGGTGGGTCGGAAACTCCATCGCGATGCCGCCGGCCTCGCGGATGCCCTCGCGCACGCGATGCGCCAGCTCGAGATGGTGGCGGTTGCACGGCGACAGGTCGTTGCCGGTCTGGGCGATGCCGATGATCGGCTTGCCCGACTGCAGCTCGGCGCGCGTGAGGCCGAAGTTCAAATAGCGCTCGAGATAGAGCGCGGTCATGCCCGGATTGTGCGGATCGTTGAACCACTCCTGCGAGCGCAGCCGGCGGCTCTTGTCAGCGCCGTTGCCGGCATGTCCGTTGGATTTTGTCATTTGCGTCCTCCCGCAGTGCAAACGTGGTGATCCGGTCGGTTCAGGGTGCACGCGAACAAGGCACCTGAGAGCAATGAGCCGGAATCGAAGTCGCCTACGTCTTTCGTTCAAGTCGTTGTCGTCAGCGTGGTTCTAGATCAGCGAATTTGGTTGCGCTACCATTTTGTTCCTGAGGCGCGGTCCGCCTGCGACGGGCGCGCTCCCGCGGAACGTTGCATCGTCGAGCTCTGGCGCTCCATGACCTCGAAGCCGAGATCGACGACGCGTTCGGTCACGGGGCGCCCTTCGATCTCGTCCATGATCATCGTCGCGGCGCGAAGACCCATCTCGTAACGATTGGTGCGGACACTGGTCAGCGTCGGAACCGCCGCGGCCATGAACTCCATGTCGTTGAAGCCGACGATCGCGAGCTGCTCGGGCACGGCGATGTGCCGGCGCTGACATTCGAACAGCACGCCGAGCGCGAGGTCGTCATTGGCGCAGAACACCGCATCGATGTCCGGCGCCTTCAGCATCAGGTCCGAAAACAAATTGCCGCCCATCGTCGTGGAGGTCGGCACGGCGGTCGTGACGATCAGTCGCGGGTCGAACAAACCGGCATTCTTCATCGCGCTCTGGTAGCCCTGCAGCCGTCGCTGCACCCTGGGGTCCATGCGCGCGCCGAGGAAGCCGATGCGCCGGCAGCCCTGCGCGAGAAGGTGCGAAATGGCCGCATAACAGGCATCGACGTGCGAGAAGCCGATCATCATATCGATCGGATCAGGGCCGAGCTCCATGATCTGCACGACAGGGCAGTCCGCCGCCTGCGTGATGGCGCGGCCTTCCGCGGTCTGGTCCAAGCCAGTCACGATCAGCCCGGCCGGCTTCTGCATCAGGAACAGCCGCAGCAGGCGCTCCTCCTGCAGCACGCTGTAGCGCGTATTCGCAAGTTGGATGCTGTAGCGGCTGCCTTCGAACGCGTCATAGATGCCGCGCAGCACGTCGGAGAAGACGTTGTTGGTGAGCGACGGTATCAGCACGCCGATCACTTCGGTGCGCTGCGATGCCAGCGCGCGCGCGGCAAGGTTGGGAACGTAGCCGAGATCCTTGGCGGCGCTCTCGATGCGCAGCCGGCGGCCCGCCGAGACGGTGTCGGGATTGCGGAAGAAGCGTGACACCGTGATCGGGCTGACGCCCGCCAGTGCCGCGACTTCGGTCAGCCGGACTTTGCCCGGCGTGATACGTTTCCGTCCCATGGATCGCTCATAGCATAGGCGGTCTGGTACACAAGCGATATTGACAGCGCTATCACGCGGTTGCTAAGCGAAGCATTGCGAAAGAGAACTAAACTGCCGACAATGCGTGCCGAGCTGGCGCCACTTCAGCGCCGCCTGCACGATCAGAAGACTACATAACGACAAGCGGCCAGATCAAACGGTCGCGCACAATGGGTGAGAATGCCGCCGGTCTGCAGCCAATGCAGTCGGTCTTTGAGGAGGAAATTGATGTCGTCGGTGCAAATTCGCGACGTGCGCAAGTCTTTCGGCGGATTCGAGGTGCTGCACGGCGTGACCATCCCGATCGAGGATGGCGAGTTCGTCGTGCTGGTCGGTCCGTCCGGCTGCGGCAAGTCGACGCTGCTGCGCATGCTGGCAGGGCTCGAGAACATCACCTCCGGAACCATTTCGATCGGCGAGCGCGTCGTCAACAACGTGCAGCCGAAAGAGCGCGACATCGCGATGGTGTTCCAGAACTACGCGCTCTACCCGCACATGACCGTCGCCGACAACATGGGCTTCTCGCTGAAGCTGCGTGGCGCGCGGCCCGAGGACATCAAGAAGGGCGTGGCGCGCGCCGCCGAGATCCTGGCGCTGACGCCGCTGCTCGATCGCTATCCGCGCCAGCTCTCCGGCGGCCAGCGCCAGCGCGTGGCCATGGGGCGCGCCATCGTGCGCGATCCCCAGGTGTTCCTGTTCGACGAGCCGCTGTCCAACCTCGACGCCAAGCTGCGCGTCGCGATGCGCACCGAGATCAAGGAGCTGCATCAGCGGCTCAAGACGACCACGGTCTACGTCACCCACGACCAGATCGAGGCCATGACCATGGCCGACAAGATCGTCGTCATGCATGACGGCATCGTCGAGCAGATGGGCTCGCCGCTTGATCTCTACGACAAGCCGGACAATCAGTTCGTCGCCGGATTCATCGGCTCGCCCGCGATGAACTTCCTCAACGGCCATCTCAAGTCCAACGGCTCGGTCTATGTCGAGACCGACAACGGCGCCAAGCTGCCGCTGCTGACGGCGCCGGCGGCGTCCGACGGCCGCCCCGTCGTCTACGGCGTGCGCCCGGAGCATCTCGAATTGGCCGATGACGGCATCGAGGCCGAGGTGATCGTTGTCGAGCCCACCGGCTCGGAGACTCAGATCGTCGCCCGCATCGGCACCCAGGACATCATTGCGGTGTTCCGCGATCGCCACGAGGTCAATCCCGGCGAGAAGATCCATCTGCGCCCGCGCGCGTCGGCGGCGCATCTGTTCGACAAGGATACCGGCCGGAGACTGTGATCCGGCCGCGCGGCGCTGGACGACGACTTAGAACTAAAACGACCGAAAAATCGGCAACAAACAAAACAAACAATATTGAATGGGAGAGAACTTCAGATGACGAAATTTCTCACGGATCGGCGGTCTCTGCTCAAGGGTGGCGCGACCTTGATGGCGGCCGCGGCGACGATGTCGGCCGACGAACTGCTCGGCTATGCCAAGGCCTGGGCGCAGACCTCGCCCTGGAAGCCGGAGCCCGGCGCCAAGGTCAACATGATGCGCTGGAAGCGCTTCGTCGAGGCCGAGGACGTGGCCTTCATGAAGATCGTCGACGCCTTCCAGAAGGCCAACAACGTCACGATCAACATCTCCAACGAATCCTATGACGACGTCCAGCCCAAGGCCTCCGTTGCGGCCAACACCGGGCAGGGGCTCGACATGGTCTGGGGCCTCTACACGCTGCCGTTCCTGTTCTCCAACAAGTGCGTCGACATGACCGACGTCGCCGATTACCTCGGCAAGAAGTGCGGCGGCTGGACCGACTCCGGCAAGGCCTATGGCATGCTCGACGGCAAGTGGATCGGCATCCCGGTGGCGGCCACCGGCGGCCTGATCAACTATCGCGTCGCTGCCGCCGAGAAGGCCGGCTTCAAGGAGTTCCCGAAGGACTTGGCCGGCATGTCCGAGTTCTTCAAGGCCATGAACAAGAACGGCACGCCCGGCGGCATGGCGCTCGGCCACGCCTCCGGTGACGCCAATGGCTGGGTGCACTGGGCGCTGTGGGCGCATGGCGGCAATCTGATCGACAAGGACAACAAGGTCGTCATCAACTCGCCGGAGACCGCCAAGGCGCTGGAATACGTCAAGGGTCTGTACGACAATTTCGTGCCCGGCACCGCGTCGTGGAACGACTCTTCCAACAACAAGGCGTTCCTGGCCGGCCAGCTCTACACCACCGTCAACGGCATCTCGATCTACGTCACCGCCAAGAAAGAGGCGCCGCAGATCGCCGAGGACATGAACCACGCGCATCTGCCGCCCGGCCTGGACGGAAAGACCCGCGAGATGCATCTGGGCTTCCCGATCCTGGTGTTCAACTTCTCCAAGTACCCGCAGACCTGCAAGGCGTTCACCGCCTTCATGCTGGAGCCGGAGCAGTTCAATCCTTGGATCGAGGCGGCGCAGGGCTATCTGTCGCACTTCCTCAAGGGCTACGACGCCAACCCGATCTGGACGGTCGATCCGAAGAACACGCCGTATCGCGACGTCGCGGCCACCGCGACGACGCCGGCCGGCCTCGGCAAGCTCGGCGAGGCGGCCGCGGCCGCGATCGCCGACTTCGTCCTGGTCGACATGTTCGCGAACTACTGCACCGGCCGCGAAGACGTGAAGACGGCGATGGCGAGCGCCGAGCGCTCCGCCAAGCGCATCTTCCGCTGAGGCGGGCCTCGACTGCGTAGGGTGGGCAAAGGCGCGCCGGGATCGCGGAGACATCCGAGATCTCGCCCGCGCCGTGCCCACCGACCACATCGCACCACCGGCGTTGGGCACGTCCCTCGTCGCGATGCAGGCATCGCGCCGAGGTCCTTTGCCCACCCTACGGGGGCGTCGCGAGAAAGAGATCTATCCCGAACGCCGGTGGGCACGTTTGATTTGCCCACCTTCCGGTTCGAAGGGAGCTGCTCGATCAGATGAGTACCATTCAGACCTCGATGCCTTCGGGCGCCGCCATCGGCGAGCCATCGGCCTGGACACGGTTGAAGACCAACCGCAACGTCATCGCGCTGTGGTTCATGCTGCCGGCCGCGGCGTTCCTGATCCTGTTCCTGGCCTATCCGCTCGGGCTCGGCGTCTGGATGAGCTTCACCGACGAGAAGATCGGCCGCAGTGGTGTCTTCGTCGGCATCGAGAACTACGAATGGCTGTGGGACGATTCGATCTTCTGGCTGTCGGTGTTCAACACGCTGCTTTACACGATCGTGGCAAGCGCCATCAAATTCGCAATCGGACTTTATCTCGCGCTGCTGCTGAATCGGCACATGCCGTTCAAGGCGATGATCCGGGCGATCGTGCTGATCCCCTTCATCGTGCCGACGGTGCTGTCGGCGATCGCGTTCTGGTGGATCTATGACGCGCAGTTCTCGATCATCTCCTGGTCGCTGATCAAGCTCGGCGTGATCACCCAGAACATCAACTTCCTCGGCGACACCGCCTGGGCGCGCGCCTCGGTCATCATCGCCAACATCTGGCGCGGCGTGCCGTTCGTCGCCATCACGCTCCTGGCCGGCCTGCAGACCGTGTCGCCCTCGCTCTATGAGGCCGCGACGCTGGATGGCGCCACCAGCTGGCAGCGCTTCCGCTACATCACCTATCCGCTGCTGACGCCGATCATCGCCGTCGTGATGACCTTCTCGGTGCTGTTCACCTTCACCGACTTCCAGCTGATCTGGGCGCTGACCCGCGGCGGCCCTGTCAACGCCACGCATCTGATGGCGACCCTGAGCTATCAGCGCGGCATCATCTCCGGCCGTCTCGGCGAAGGCGCCGCAATCGCGACCGCGATGATCCCGTTCCTGATGGCGGCGATCGCGATCTCGTGGTTCGGCATGCAACGGCGCAAATGGCAGCAAGGATCCGACCAATGACCGACACCACGCTGCCGCCCAAAGCGCAATCGAACGCCACGGCGACTGCCGCGAAGCTCGCCGGCGACGACTCCGAGGGGATGAGCTACCTCGAGTCGCTGCCGCGCCGGCTGATCACGCTGTATCTGCCGCTCGGGATCATTCTCCTGGTGCTGCTGTTCCCGTTCTACTGGATGGGCCTGACGTCGATCAAACCCGACGAGCAGCTGATCGATATGGAGAAGTACAACCCGTTCTGGGTGGTGCATCCGACCTTCAAGCACATCTCGAAATTGCTGTTCGAGACGCAGTATCCGCGCTGGCTGTGGAACACGATGTATGTCGCGATCGGCGCCACCACGCTCTCGATCTTCGCCTCCGTGCTCGCGGCCTACGCCATCGTGCGGCTGCGCTTCAAGGGCGCGGACACCGTGGGCGTGCTGATCTTCTTCGCGTACCTGGTGCCGCCGTCGATCCTGTTCATCCCGCTGGCCTCGGTGATCCAGGCCTACGGCCTGTTCGACTCGCCGCTGTCGCTGATCCTGGTCTATCCGACGCTTCTGATCCCGTTCTCGACCTGGCTCCTGATGGGCTACTTCAAGACCATTCCGTTCGAGCTGGAGGAATGCGCCCTGATCGACGGCGCCAGCCGCTGGCAGATCCTGGTCAAGATCGTGGTGCCCTTGGCGGTGCCGGGCCTGATCTCGGCCTTCATCTTCTCGTTCACCCTGTGCTGGAACGAGTTCATCTACGCGCTGACCTTCCTGCAATCGACGCCGAACAAGACCGTGCCGGTCGCCATCGTCAACGAGTTCGTCGACGGTGACATCTACAAATGGGGATCGCTGATGGCCGGCGCCCTCGTCGGCTCGCTGCCCCTCGTGATCCTTTACGCCTTCTTCGTCGAGCATTATGTGTCGGCCATGACCGGCGCGGTGAAGGAGTAGGCGGGCTCGTCGAGCTCTCGTAGGGTGGGCAAAGCGAAGCGTGCCCACCGTCTTCCGGCATCGCCAAGTGATCGCCAAGTGCTGCGGTGGGCACGGCGCTACGCGCCTTTGCCCACCCTACCTTTTGAAGGAGCATCCCCTTGCATATTCTCGTTCTCGGCGCCGCCGGCATGGTCGGGCGCAAGCTGGTGGAGCGGCTGGTCCGCGACGGCCGCCTTGGCGACACCGCCATCACCCGCCTGACCCTGCAGGACATCGTCGCGCCGGCGAAGCCCGACACGCCGATCGCCGTCGAGACCATCGCCGGCGATTTCGCCGTCCCCGGCTTTGCCGAGAAGCTGATCGCCGATCGTCCCGACGTCATCTTCCATCTCGCCGCCATCGTCTCCGGCGAAGCCGAGCTCGATTTCGACAAGGGCTACCGCATCAATCTCGACGGCACGCGGATGCTGTTCGACGCGGTCAGGTTGATCGGCGACGGCTACAAGCCGCGCCTGGTCTTCACCTCGTCGATCGCGGTGTTCGGCGCGCCGTTCCCCGCGGCCATCGGCGACGAGTTCGTCAACGCGCCGCTCTTGAGCTACGGCACCCAGAAGGCGATCGGCGAGCTGCTGCTGGCCGACTACAGCCGCCGCGGCTTCTTCGACGGCGTCGGCATCCGCCTGCCGACCATCTGCATCCGTCCCGGGGCGCCGAACAAGGCGGCGTCCGGCTTCTTCTCCAACATTCTGCGCGAGCCGCTCGCCGGCAAGGAAGCTGTGCTGCCGGTGTCCGAGGACGTCCAGCATTGGCACGCCACGCCGCGTTCGGCGGTCGGCTTCCTGCTGCACGCCGCGACCATGGACACTGCCAAGATCGGCCCGCGCCGGAACCTGACCATGCCTGGCCTCACGGCTACCGTCGGTGAGCAGATCGCCGCGCTCCGCCGCGTCGCCGGTGACAACGTCGCCAACCGCATCAAGCGCGAGCCGGATCCCTTCATCGTCGGCATCGTCGCCGGCTGGCCGCGGACGTTCGAGGCCAAGCGCGCCCGCGAGCTCGGCTTCACCACCGAGGAAAAGACCTTTGATGACATCATCCGCATCCACATCGAGGATGAGCTTGGCGGCAAGTTCGTGGCCTGAGACCGCCACCAGCCTCTGGACTCACATGGCGCAACGCGCCATGTGAGGGGCAGGGAGACATTCGGGAGAGACAGCATGACCGCCAGCATCGTCGGATGGGCGCATACGCCGTTCGGAAAGTTCGACGCCGAGACCGTCGAGAGCCTCGTCGTCAAGGTCGCCAATGAGGCGCTGGCCGACGCCGGCATCTCGGCCGGCGATGTCGATGAGATCGTGCTCGGCCATTTCAACGCCGGCTTCTCACCCCAGGACTTTACCGCCTCGCTGGTGCTGCAGGCCGATCCCGCCTTGCGCTTCAAGCCGGCGACCCGCGTCGAGAACGCCTGCGCCACGGGCTCGGCCGCCGTCCACCAGGGTATCCGCGCGATCGCCGCCGGTGCCGCCAAGATCGTGCTCGTCGTCGGCGTCGAGCAGATGACCCGCACGCCGGGCCCGGAGATCGGCAAGAACCTGCTCAAGGCCTCCTATCTGCCGGAAGATGGCGACACGGTCGGCGGCTTCGCCGGCGTGTTCGGCAAGATCGCGCAGGGCTATTTCCAGAAGTATGGAGACCAGTCCGACGCGCTGGCGCTGATCGCCGCCAAGAACCACAAGAACGGCGTCGCCAATCCCTTCGCGCAGATGCGCAAGGATTTCGGCTTCGAGTTCTGCCGCTCCGATAGCGAGAAGAACCCGTATGTCGCCGGCCCCCTGAAGCGCACCGACTGCTCGCTCGTGTCCGACGGCGCCGCCGCGCTGGTGCTGACCGACAGCGAGACGGCGAAGAAGTTCGCTAAGGCGGTGAATGTCCGCGCCACCGCGCACGCGCAGGATTTCCTGCCGATGAGCAAGCGCGACATCCTCGCCTTCGAGGGCTGCACGGTGGCCTGGCAGCGTGCGCTGGAGAAGGCCGGCGTCACCCTGTCCGATCTCTCCTTCGTCGAGACCCATGACTGCTTCACCGTCGCCGAGCTCATCGAGTACGAAGCGATGGGCCTGACGCCCAGGGGGCAGGGCGCCCGCGCCATCAAGGAAGGCTGGACGCTCAAGGACGGCAAGCTGCCGGTCAACCCGTCCGGCGGCCTCAAGGCCAAGGGCCATCCCATTGGCGCCACCGGCGTCTCCATGCACGTGATGACCGCCATGCAGCTCACGGGCACGGCGCCCGAGGGCATGCAGCTCGCCAACGCCAAGCTCGGCGGCATCTTCAACATGGGCGGCGCCGCGGTGGCGAACTACGTGTCGATCCTCGAGCCGGTGAAGTAGCCTGGCTCCATCCTCGTCATTGCGAGCGAAGCGAAGCAATCCAGGGCCGCGCTCGCGACTCTGGATTGATTGGTCGCTTCGCTCCTCGCAATGACGCTGGATAATCGATGATCCTCTCGACTGAACGCCTCACCTTGCGCGAATGGCGCGACGCGGATCGCGCACCGTTCGCGGCGATGTCCGCCGATCCCGACGTCATGCGCTACTTG is from Bradyrhizobium sp. ORS 285 and encodes:
- a CDS encoding acetyl-CoA acetyltransferase, producing MTASIVGWAHTPFGKFDAETVESLVVKVANEALADAGISAGDVDEIVLGHFNAGFSPQDFTASLVLQADPALRFKPATRVENACATGSAAVHQGIRAIAAGAAKIVLVVGVEQMTRTPGPEIGKNLLKASYLPEDGDTVGGFAGVFGKIAQGYFQKYGDQSDALALIAAKNHKNGVANPFAQMRKDFGFEFCRSDSEKNPYVAGPLKRTDCSLVSDGAAALVLTDSETAKKFAKAVNVRATAHAQDFLPMSKRDILAFEGCTVAWQRALEKAGVTLSDLSFVETHDCFTVAELIEYEAMGLTPRGQGARAIKEGWTLKDGKLPVNPSGGLKAKGHPIGATGVSMHVMTAMQLTGTAPEGMQLANAKLGGIFNMGGAAVANYVSILEPVK